The following coding sequences are from one Artemia franciscana unplaced genomic scaffold, ASM3288406v1 PGA_scaffold_29, whole genome shotgun sequence window:
- the LOC136041558 gene encoding uncharacterized protein LOC136041558, giving the protein MEEEPKPSSLTQALIIEEMRRVSGLTQILTHFNMQESPMITIQCDGGDVKVKKSLLTAVSDVFKAMLESEMLEKRTHLIQANDVNFETMKIIIDFYKEGIVSGFETMNRDAFTYIVEKYNFLGIKEEVAEYLLQRYFMKPDVKLLDSVFFTYGDRCKRTAVIKEMALMIAEGKEVSTFVNNFNAPDFIELVRYSLAALKNSPFKRFQGFLATLYSWLSQDSEKRSFAALEIIGIIDMRSFSRQNVISLLENLHISHKFQGIKVALEKSLKYINVLDKSSTKSFKEVLKNGCDGNLNKFKVKIRCTKCKHDGSYPYHDNADCEGFHSCGHPLAHHPILHTACGEHIIHPDKHFFK; this is encoded by the coding sequence AGATGCGTCGAGTTTCTGGCCTTACACAAATTTTGACTCATTTCAATATGCAAGAAAGCCCAATGATTACTATTCAATGTGATGGTGGTGACGTTAAAGTCAAGAAATCCCTTTTAACAGCTGTTAGTGATGTCTTCAAGGCCATGCTTGAATCGGAAATGCTTGAAAAACGAACACATCTTATTCAAGCCAATGATGTGAATTTTGAAACCATGAAAATTATAATAGATTTCTATAAAGAAGGTATTGTTTCTGGTTTCGAAACAATGAACAGAGATGCATTTACTTACATTGTGGAAAAGTACAACTTTCTTGGTATTAAAGAGGAAGTTGCTGAATATTTGcttcaaagatattttatgaAACCAGATGTAAAGTTGCTTGACAGTGTTTTCTTCACTTACGGTGACCGATGTAAGAGAACGGCAGTTATAAAAGAGATGGCTCTAATGATTGCAGAAGGGAAAGAAGTTTCCACATTTGTTAACAATTTTAATGCTCCTGATTTTATAGAATTAGTTAGATATAGTTTAGCTGCATTGAAAAATAGCCCATTTAAAAGATTTCAAGGTTTTTTAGCGACACTTTACAGTTGGCTATCCCAAGACTCAGAAAAAAGATCGTTTGCTGCTTTGGAAATTATAGGAATTATAGATATGCGAAGCTTTTCCAGACAAAATGTTATATCTCTATTAGAGAATCTCCATATTTCTCACAAGTTCCAAGGGATTAAAGTGGCACTTGAAAAATCCCTCAAATATATTAATGTATTAGACAAGAGTTCTACAAAATCCttcaaagaagttttaaaaaatggatgtgATGGTAATCTAAACAAATTTAAGGTGAAGATAAGATGCACAAAATGTAAACATGATGGTAGCTATCCTTACCATGATAATGCTGACTGCGAAGGATTTCATTCATGTGGCCATCCGCTGGCACACCATCCGATTTTACACACTGCGTGTGGTGAACATATTATTCATCcagataaacatttttttaaataa